atgctctaacacCTGAGAAACCGACTAAGGCTGTCCCCTTCATTTTCTGtcaccctcccccaccatcaccaccaaacagGCAGACTGGTCTGGCAGTTACTCCAACCCACCGTGCATTTtcttgcctttgcacatgctgttccctttgcctgaaaTGCTCTTCCAGGGCCTCTCCAACGAGCCAGCTGCTTCCCGCTAGTCGGCACTAAGGACCCATGGAGGAGTGCAGGGTCGGGTGAGAGAGTGTCGAGACCCTTAACTTACCCAAGGTTCCCATTTACCACAACCTTCTGGGGTGGATGATCCATTTCCATGGAATCTTGGGGAGGAGTCAGAAAATCCATttcccctcagcccctgggggTTGAAGCAGTCAGGGCCTCTTTTCCCAACCTGGTGGGGCACCAGGCTACCGTAAATCTGACAGCATTGTCTTGagaaactacaactcccaggagacCTCGGGAATGACTCTCCCGGCAGTGGGGCGCCCAGAGCAGCACAGCCTGCCAGGAGTTGTGGTCCGGCTCTCGCAGGAGAGGGTGACTGCTATTGCACTTAGGAGCCCTGCCCAAGGGAgaggcggtggtggtggggggtgtctccaccccaccccaccccaccaggaGCAATCTGTTAGGGATTCAACGTCCGGAGGATGCAGGGTGCGGGAGGAACTGCATTCCGCGGGGCAGTCAGTCCAGGGACCTGCCAGAGCTGTGGTTCTTGGAGTCTCCTCAGCTGCACATCTGGGCGCAGGAGTGACATGGGGTCTCCCAATTTGCCACACCACCTCTTTGCTCCAAGGGGACACCATGCGCGACTGGAGCTCgagggcacaggtgggcaggCCCGGACCTGGCTCTTGGGGGCGCCCTCAGTCCTTGCACTCCAGAGGCCGTGACTTTGGGAAATGGGAGGAGGTTACAGAAGCGCAGGCTCTCGGCGCTATCGCTGCCGGGTGTCCAATGTCCTCACGAGGAGGTTAATCCCCGGCTGAGGAACCGGTCCATCTACCGCATTCCTGCCTCTTGGCACCGTCCACAGGCCCAGCCCACTCCCAACACCAGCAACCTCTTCCCCCACCTGCTGTGTCCAATGCTGGgcctcccccttctttcctcaggtccctccttcccaggcctcccTAGGTCCCCTTCACAGCCCGTCCAGCTCTCTGGTTGTCCCTCAAACCAGCTCACAACCCCACAGCTATTAACTGTCACCCACCAAAGACCACAAGCCGCTATAGGGCCAGCACCCGCGGCTCCGGCTGCCAGATGGCGTCTGGGTGGGTGCCATACCTCGCCTGGGAATACGTGTGTGCCCGTGACATTCTAAAGCAACACCAGCTCCGGCTACACCAACCGCCCCGCCTCCCATTACCACCCTTGCAGGCTTGGGGCGCAATGAGAACGGAGCCACCCGAGAGGCCCCGGGGGGTTACCCTCTTGGCCAGCACCCTTCGCTCCACTGACAGCTCCCAACAGAGACCAGCACTCCTGGCCCTGGATGGACAGCTGTCAACCCCGAGAAATGAGAGGTCAGCAGGCCGCGAGCAGTTCAATAATTATTACCAACAGTGCGTTAATTACAAATAACGAGAGAGGAACGAGAGGTGGTAGTTTTCCACACGGGGAGCCAGCatccacagccccagccccaggggtccGGCCCCCCGGGCGGGCGGCGCGGTAATAAATAACGGGGGGACGGGTCAGGGCTGCTCCTGCTTCTTCTTGACAGAAATCCGCTTCTTCCGGGCGGCCAGCATCTCGTAGAAGGGGTCCACGCTCACAGCCGCCCTGCGGAGGGGAGGGCCCGGGTGAGGCGGGGGCCGGTCCCAGCCACCgcccgcccccgggccccggaGCCCGGCTCACTGGATGGACTTGATCCACTCATCCTTCTCCTCCTGCGTGGGGGCCGAGATCCGGTACACCATGTGGTTCCCCTCCACCACGCGGCCGTCTGCCTCCGTTTTGCAGGCTTTGATGAGCTGCCCCTTGTTGTTGGGGATATAAAGCTCAAAGCAGTTCTGGGGAGACACCGAAGAGGAGGGGCGGTGGGTAAGAGCCGGCCTGAGGGCAGAGGAGCCGCCGCTGCGGCAGGAAGGGGTACGGGGAGGGTCTTACTGGTTTCCGGGGGTCGTCCACCTCCCGGATGCTCAGATTCTCCAGGGGGATGATTCCTCGGGGCTCCTTGTCCTGAAAGAGCGAGTCGGACAGGACTCGGACCTCCCAAtcctcccccggccccgcccccaggccccacGGCTCGGCCCCGCCCGGTCCTCACCGTGGTGTACTCGAAATAGTAGAGGCAGTTGTCAGTGAGGATGAACCAGCGCCGCTTCCACGTCTTCACCCGGCCCCctgaaagggaaggggggagggggcctgggctcAGCACAGGGtcagggcctctgggagggggagggggtgagaggcAGAGCAAGCGCAGGGGCGCGGGCTGTCGGGGCCTGGGACGAAGCAACGcgtgggacagacagacagacaagcaGGGACAGGCGTGCTTGGGCCCCAGGAACTGGTCCCCCCCGGGTGGGCTTTCCGCTCTCTAAGCCTGTTGGCCAGCCCGGGCCCAGGAGTctgagcccccagccccctctccgGTAGTGACGGGGAGCGAGGACGCCGTGTACCTACCTCCTGGGGCAGACAGCGAGAAAGCAGGCAGGACCAGGCGAGAAGGCAAGGCAGAAGAGTGGGGTGCCCCCAAGAGCCACAGGCAACAGAAATAGGGTGGGCGAGGGAAGGGATGCGCAGGGGgtaggacagagagagagagaaacagcaaagaGAAACacgcagggagggagggagggagagagagggaagaaaaccaGTTACATCCACATGAGGGAGGATGGGCCAGGCCCTCTCCCTCCCGGGGAGGCGAGTGCCCTGAGCCCAGGAGGCAGCCATGAGCACCCCCTTCGTCAGTGCCAGGCCCCAGACTACCCCGCCCACGTCCCCGGCCAGGAGGCCCTCTGCTGCCGCCATGAACACGTCTGTGCCCTGGAGGCCCTCCCCACAGGGGAGCAGACAGAACCCCGCCTTGGCCCAGGTGGTGTGGGGACTCAGTCAGGTCCAGCACAACTGCCCGTGTGACCTCAGCACCACCTCTGCCCTCTTAGCCGCCCTCCTGCTTCCAGATGCCCTGCTGTGGGCTCCTTGTGGGCCAGAGGGACTGAATAGCAGCAGTGATCATGGCTGTTAACCACCGTGAACAGAGCCGCCGCAGGCCCCTCTCCTGCCTGTCAGTGTCTAAGAGGCGCCTTTCCCTAATGATCACAAAGCAGAGATGTGCTCGGGTCAGAGACCAAGCCTCGCTGTCCTCACCCGGGAGAGGGGAGGGATGGCTGCTGAGGGAGGCGTTTGGAGGGGAAATCGTTGGTGACGCTGCCCTCCCGCCACCCTCCCTGTGGAGCCAGAATTCCCCCCAGGAACCAGGCACCCAGCACGTTGGCTGGAGGACGTGATTTGCATTTTTCACGAGCACCAGGGCCATCTGCACCCGGCAGGACCTGCTTCTAATGCTGGAGAAGGCTGCGGGGGCTCGGCACAAGCCCACACCGGGGAGGGGAGACGACCCCGGGAGCGCGGTGCTGCCCCGGCCTCGCGCTGGGCTGCAggcttcccgccccccccccccccccccccctgctgccctgctgtcTGCACTGTGCACACTGGACTTGGCGCTGTCAGTCTGCCTCCCAGAGCAGCCGTTCAGGGCTTCTCCACTAAAAAGCCGCAGCTAACACTCCCCTGGCACCTCCCATTACCAGGCCTGGCTGCAAGCCAGCTCGCAACCTCGGCTCTGCGTTAGGGCCACCTGGGGAGCTTTCACCATAACTGTCAgctgtcctgccccctcctggcttCACAGGCCAACCACCGGGTGTAAGAGCTCCCAGGTGACGCTCCTGTGCAGCTGGGCCGAGGAGCACCATCCTCAGACAGAGGCAGCGCGTGACCCCTGCTAACTGGCCGTGACCCCTGCTAACTGGCCGCATCTGCTGGCGCCACGCCCCCTCCCGTCCGGTCAGGGACTCCATCCACCCGCACAGCCTGGCAGTACCCTGTGCCGGAGCCCTTCGCTTCCCCCAGTGTCTGCGGAGCCCACAGCCGGGCCTGCGCCTGGGCCAGCACACAGGCCGGCTCGTCCTCAGCCTCATGACGCAGACGCACGAACAGGCTGAGAGGTCGCCTCGCttgcctggggtcacacagcGGGGCCCAGGCCCACTGACCTCCCCCTGCAGAGCAGCCAGCAGGGTCAGCAGGGGACGTACCCAGCTTAAGGAGCCAGCCCTCCCGGTCCGGGTTGAAGAAGGTGTGGGTCAGGTCATTCCCGTCATCCTCCGGGATCTTGAAGGGCTCATTTCGAATGCTGTCGTAGAGGTTCTGAGGGGCGAGAGCCCAGTGAGCAacgccagcacctgggaccctccagggcctacttggcgggggcgggggtgggggcgggggggggacggggagagGACAGCAATGAGACCACAGGTGGGACAGCCATGGAtcaagagagggagggggagcctagagagaaaaggaaagcggAAGCAGAGGAGtggagggagccctggggaggagagaaaggaggcaaGACGGAAAAGATGGAGAGAAGACCCCGCCGAGTTCTTAAAGACAGACACGGACAGAGGTGGAGAATGAGGGAGACCAAGAGCCTGGAAGTCAGAGGGCTGGGGACGgagacagagaagagaaacaaagaggCAGCGGGGAGAGAGACAAGAAATGGTGTCCGTGGAAAGGCGGGGTCCCAGATGGAGTGCCCAGGCAGGGGAGGCCCACGGGGAGGGCTGtgtgctgtggggaggggagggggcctgaCCCTGAGCAGCTCCTCAGGCAGGTCCCCGCCCTCGTTGATGCCCCGGTTCATGGCCACGAAGCGCTCCAGGCCCGGCTTGTCCCTGACGTTGGGGTTGTGAAGGCTGGTGTTCAGCATGATCACAGCAAAGGACAGCACATAGCAGGTGTCTGCAGCAGCCGGGGTGTGAGGACACGGGTCAGTGGCCCCACGGCCTCCTGCCccgggcccagcccctcccctgcaggccccagggTCCAGGCACCCACCTGTGGACTGGAAAACCCCGGGGTTACACAGGCAGTAGCGCTGGGCAAAGGCTTCCATCATCCGGTCAATCTTCTGGGCCTCTCCAGGGAGGCGGAAGCTCCACAGAAACTGTCTGCGTGGGAAAGGGCCAGGTGCCGTCAGGACCGGTGAACCCCTTTCCCGCGCTCAGTCCCGCCAAACCTGTGGCCTCAGCAGCTGTTCCGCGTATGGACACATGATCCAGTCGGACCAATGAGCACGGACTCTGGGACTTGTGGTGGATTTAAGGAAAGTGCTCTTTCTCCTCAGTTTGCTAACGGGCCTGGAGGACAGCCGAGGCTTCTGTTACCCTGTAAGAGCAGGCCTGCAGCCAGCGATGCCAGCACAGTGGCGAGCACAACCAAGAGGTAAAGCTGACCTTCTGGTGCCATCGGAACATCTGGAGACAGCTGCGCCTGAAGGCCCCACCACGGGCTTTTGTGTTACATGCAGCGACCCAGTCCCCAACTTTTGCTTCTATTTCAGTTTTGAGCAGGTGTCATCGCTTGTAAAGGAGGCCTGACAGGCACgttcctgccctgccagccccgtCCCTCTCACCTGAGGGCCTGCACCAGATTGAGGTCGGTGAACTCATGCAGATCCACGAAGGCGTGCAGCACGGCCAGGTTCAGCTCTTCCCTGGGAGGACAGGCACGGGCACTCAGAAAAGGCGTttgggagggtgggagtggacCCAGCACTGGGGAGGCCACCACTCTGCACCCAGTGCTGGCCCGGCCCACGGCAGGGCGCTCAGAACATGCTCTGGGGAGGATCGTCTGTTGTAAGAGCCCTGGTGTGGCTGACCCTTGGCACAGAGAAATGCAGCCAACATGTGCTCCGCCTACTGTCACCTCTCAGCTAATCCCCAGGCTCCTCCGATGTCCAGAGGTGGCCCCCAACCCCCCAGACATCCACGGTcagtccccaccctccacatgtCCACAAGACGTTCCCCACAATGCCAGATGTCCCCAGTCGCCACACATCGCAGCTGTCCACAGATGGTTCCCACATACAGAAGGTTCCTAGACATCAGTTCCCACATTCCCAGACAGTCCCCACGCACCTCAGATGTCCAGAAAGTTCCATACACTCTAGATCCCCACAACCTCCCAAAGCGCCCAGACACCCAGAGAGTCCTGTGCACCTCGGACATTCAGACGCTCACAGATGGTCCCAGGCCTCCCCGACTTCCCAGCATGCCCTCCTGCACCTTAGGGTCCAGACAGTCCGCGCCTTCCCTACACCCACAGATGGTGCCTGTGCACTGATGTCCAGGCTCACGTGCCCTAGACTTCTAGGCAGTCCCCGtcctccccagagtccacagagGTCCTCCTGCCCTGATTTCCACGGGGTCTCCAGGCTCCACAAATACCTGCTGCTAATCCCCATACTTCCAAGCTGTCCACACGGTTCCCATGCCCATCAGTGTCTACCCAGTTCTCACATTCCTGTGACACATTCCTACAGACTTTCTCCTGTCCCCAGGCATAATGGTCCCCACACTTCCCAGATGTCCACAGAAGGTCCCCATGCCCCCGAGATGCTCACAGACAGTCCCTAGGTTCCCCTGATggccccaggctcccccaggCCCCGGCGTCAGTGCAGCCGGTCATAGTCCAGCTGGAAGGTTAGTCTGTCAGGGTCTCTCCTCGGGAGAGCAGCTTGCAGTGAGGTGGATGcacggggctggggggagaggcccGGAGGAGCGGGGCGGGGCCTCACCTCTCCCCCAGGTAGTCCCCGATGGCTGTCTTGTTCAGGCCCTCGCCCTTGTACAGGAAGCGGGCGATCTCCTCAGGTGTGTTCTGCAGAAGTTCGTTCTCCACCAAGAACTGGATCCCCTAGTGAGTGGGGACCGGGTCTCAGTGCTAATACGCTGACAGCCACTCCCACCGCCTCCCCAGAAAGCTCAGCACCCAAACCCACCCACGCTGCCCGAGCAGGGCCAGGTGTCCTTTTCAGGCTTCTCACAGGCCTTTAAATAGCCTCCCTCCCGCCTCACAGCATACAGCCTTGGCACCCACTGTTCCCTCTGCTCTGCCTGGTTCATTCCAGCCCCGAGAGCAGGGCCTGGCGAGAACAGGAACTCGATGGCTGTTTGCTGGAGGACTGAACAAGCTACACTGCTCGGGGCAGGAGGAATAATGCGAGAAACTCAGTGAGCAGCAGtccctccagaactgtgagggcCAGCCCTCGGGGGGACCCCGGCCTCCTCTGGCTCTCCCAGCGCCATGAGGACCTCCATTATAGCTCCTTCTCGCCCTGGACTGTGGTGACCATGTCTGGGGCTCCCTGCAGGCCAAGCAGAGTCGACCATCTCTAGGGGACGAGCACTGGCTAGCGGAGGAGCAGgccacaggcaggcaggaggaaaCGGGCTTCAACTGCATGAACGAACAAATGCCTTCCTCCACCGGGTGAACACTGGCTCTTCCCTCAAACCTGCCCTGAGTATCCCCTCCTCGAGGGGGTCCTCCCCGACGCCCCGGCTCCCTCCTGAGTGTCCCAGCCCCGGGGCCTGTCACGACGCCGCTGAGCATGTCACTGTCTGCTTCCTACCAGACACCAGCTCCTGCTGGGACTCTAGGTGACACCAGAAGTGGGTCCAGAAATACGAACAAGAAGGGAAAGAGGACGGCCCGGTGGAGGACTCGGCACAAGCAAAGGTCTGGGGGCTGGAGCACTTGGCTCATGTTCAGGGAACAAATGGACAGTCGACCCCGCGAAATCCAGGGATTGGGACCAAGTCTGTCCCCCTAAAGTAGGCCTTTAAACCATCACGCCCCGTCAGCATGTCCGCCAGGCTGACCCAGCCCCGTGGCCCCAAGCACCTTCTTGGGGTCCATGTTGAACTTCTTCCGGCCCATTGCCATCTTCCGGTTCCGCTGCAAGGTCTTACTgcagaggcagagggcaggggggtggagggtcAATGTCtgggcagccctggcccctggcctggccccacgATCCCCCAAGTTCCCCGCTCCAGTCCTCACCTGCCCTCATTGGCCTCCAGACCCTCCACCTCGCTCATGGCTTCGCTGAGCTCCTCGCGCAGGCGCTGGATCTCCACCAGCAGCTCCTGCTTCCGCCGCCGGATGTTTTCCAGCTCCATCCGCTCCTCTGGAGTCAGGTCTGGGGGTTCTGGGGGGGGTCAGGGGTTGGATGGAGGTCAGTTCTGGGGAGACGGGGAGCCTGTTTTCCTGCAATCTGGGTTTTTACAGGGCCGGGGGGCATGACCCCTGGGTTCAGGGGGAGGGTGAAGATGAGGGTCAGGCCTCTTATGTCTGccgggggaaggggctggggcctgggttgAAGAAGGGGACCCCGGGCCTGAAGGAGAAGGCGGCTGGAAGTCTGAACTGTGGGCTCATTACTTGCAAAGGGGCCGAGGCCTTGGCTTCCCACTTCCATTCTCAGCGATGCAGCCGCGGGCCTGGGTGTCCGGCCTCCCGGGCCCATGAGAAGTAACTACGGCGGGGGACGCCGATGACAGCTCGCGGGAgttggggaagggggcggggcacCAGAGGCCACGGTCTCCGTGGGGTCTCTGGAGCCCCAAGATTTCTCCCTCACCCCTCGGCCCCCAGgagcgcccccccacccctgctcccagcaggccctgggctcGCCCGGCCCCTCCGGGGGGAATGGTTCCGCCGCGGCCTCCGCTCCACCGCTcatcccgccccctcccgccgccACCGGAAACAGGATCGGCCCAAACAATGGCCTGGAACGCCCCGCTCTCGGGCCCCGCCGGAAGCCCATCCCGAGCCCCGCAAAaacgcggcggcggcggcggcgccgagCAGCTCCGAGGGGCGCGCGCCGGGGGCAGCGTTCGCGGCGGAACGTGGGGGACGAGGGCTTCATCCGCCCctagccggccccacccctcgccGACCTACCGTAGACGCCGTCCTCCATGGCGGCTAGGAAGCCCCGCGGGGAGTCCGGGGCGGTCCCGCCAGTCGGGCCTGGTTCCGCGTTGGCCCGCGGGCTCGGGTGAGCCCGCTCAAACGCCCCGGGAGCCACCGCCGCCTCCTCAGCGCCAGTCCTCAGCGCTGAAAAGACTCTCCCTTCGCCTCCCAACCGCCCCGCCAGTAGGGACCGCCCCTCGTTTTGACACCGCCCAATCCAGTCCGGGCCCTCCCGTCTGCTCCGCCCTCGAATCCAAAGGACCGTTCTCCTGGGCCAATCAGCGCGCACGGAGCTGGCGTAGCAGTGTCGCCCGGAGAGAGACGGTCCCTCGGGCCAATCAGACTGCGGGCCGAGGGCTGGGCACCGCCTCTGAAACAAAAGAAGTCACGTGGCTGGCTTGCCCGCCTATGAGGAGCCTCGGAAAGGAATTGCTTGGAGGTGGGCCTGCGTGGGAGCCGTGAGGGCTTCGCGGGCGCCGGGACTTTGGGCAACGGGATGCGGTTTCCGCGGAGCGCGCAGCTAGTGGAGCGTTGCTGGGGGTCGGCACTTGttccagggggcggggccccagctGTCGGTTGTTCTCCGAGCCACAGCTCCTTAGCAACCAAGCTTCCTTTTGACAACAGCTGTTGCCAAGCAACCGGGAGCAGCTTTggctcactttttttaaaatttaaattttttattgttgaaagtattacatatgtctccttccccccccctccccccattgacctctccctggccactcccacccccagcacatgccctcacccctctgctgtcagtgtccattggttatgcgtatatgcatgcatacaagtcctttggtcgatctcttctccccccgcccccccagccccgccaggCTCTCCTTTCTTTTGGCCTCCTTTCTCCCGCTCTGGCCCCTCCGTTCTCCTGACCCTTTTCTTGCCCCCTCCcatccaccccagcctctccagaGTTAAGAAGTGGTGCAAAAAAGACGTATTCTGTCTTTTCAATGTTACACTATTTggtccggctggcatggctcagtggttgagcattgacctatgaacctggaggtcatgattcgattctgatcagggcacgtgcccgggttactggggcgtgcaggaggcagccaatcaacgattctctccccccccctttctgaaatcaataaaaaatatacatattttaaatattacgcTGTTTGGTACCTGTCAAGGAGAATGGGATAATAGGAAAAGGCCAAATATAGTGAAAGCACAGGCCCCGCCTTCCTGGTGCCATCTAGCGCCTCCCCTTATTGTAGCATCTTCCCGGGACAACTCCCCTTTCCTCAGCACCCTCTCACCTTCTCTGATTCCTTAGCCCCTTCTCAGGGtcttttcccttctctccaaCTTGCCTCACTTCAGGTGCACCCCCCCTCTCATACTCTTGCTCCCCTCCATCCTCTCAGAGTCCTCCTGCATCAGAGGCCCTAACCCCACCCCACTGTCATTCCCAGGCCTTGCAGCCAAAGCAGGTGCAGGACCCTGAGCAGAATGGAGAAACCGGGCACCCTGTCATCGGCAGGTCCCTAATGGGGTCTGAGGTGGTGTCTGGGACTTGTCCTCATTCGCGGCCCATGGGCTACGCAGGGGGAGACAGGTTCAGAGCTGGGATCTGGTTAAACTGACAGATTAGACACGGAGCGTCCTAATCTCACTGACCTTTAGGAgtgggccaggccctgccctccccagtgAAAACCCAGGCTGTGCCAGCCATGACcccactctctctccttccaagcagaaccctgtccctgtcccttcatCTCACACTTAGCATTCTCCTCCACCCCTATTTCTATGGTCCCGAGGCCCTATCCCAGACTccctgagctggggggggggggggggcggggagggggcagccagCTAATTAATCCCATCCGGTTATTACGTGGGGATTCTGAAGGATCAAGGGAGGCGGGGAAGCCAAAAGGGAGGACCTGGGTTGGTGCAGCACCTGGGCAGGCTGAGGGGCAATGACAGTGCCCGCCCTTAGTCCTGGGACACAGGGGTGGGGACGTATCCTCACAGGCATTGGTTCCTTTAGCagctggctccctccctgctgggcacTTAGGTAGATAGAAGcatgggcagaggccaggccccagaagcacactcacagacacaccaCCAGGCGCCAATGGTTTAATCTGGGGGACAATTCTCCCCCTAACCACCTACTTGCCCCTGGTATCCAGAGCTGCCTCCTGTCCGCCAAGCTGGACGAAGGGAGGCGTTGATTCTGGCCCTTAGCCACAGCCCACACTGCACCCAGCCTGCCCTGTCCTTCAGATGTCCAAACTCAGAGCTGGCCTCCAAGAGCGCCTCCCATCCCTGGGAATTAAGATCCAGTGTGTCCATGGTGGGTCCATGCACCAGGGAGAGCTGGGAAGTCTCTAGGACCCTCCcctcacttcctcctccctgaaGCGAGGAACCATTCCTGAGGAAAGGCCCTTGGAGAAGTTCAAGTTCCAGTGCCccgattttacagatgaggaaaccgaggcgaGGAAAGAGGAGGGATGTGCCCAGTCACACAGTCCTTAAGCAGAGCTAGGATGTAGAGCAAAGCTTCCTGGATCCTTATGAAAGATCCCATTCCAATGAGCTCAAACCCCATTTCTAACCCTTCTGTAAGAaccatggggtggggtgggggtggggggaaatatatatatgtatttatattatatactagaggcctggtgcacagatttgtgcactggtgggggcgtggcctgcggggatcaacccgctatgggagcacactgaccacgagggagcagctcctgccttgagcgtctgcccccctggtggtcagtgcgcatcatcaCGCAAGGTTGACTGgctgttctggtcgttctgctgttcagtcattgggcttttatatatatagatcatacacacatatataacatCTTTAAGAAATAGATACACATCACTAGGGGTAGGGTTCCAGAGCATTGCAGACTCACCAGCCATGGCCCCCTCCCTTCCCGTGCCCGCTCACTAGCCCTGGTACCCGCAGGGTCTTGTCTGGGCCCTCACCTTCAGGCCAGCCCAGAAATGCTGTCTTATCAAGTCCTGAGTCCAACTGTTCCAGGAGCCGCTTAGAACTTCCGGGTTTCGATCACGGACAACTCTGGCTCCCTGAAGCCTTGGTTCCTTTTGGCGTTACAGAACCACAAAGAAGTCGTCTAGGATCGCCACTCCTTCCCTGACCCTGTGGTCGATCCAGAGCCACGGAATCTTGGTTCCTTTGGACATTCtagaatggcactttaaaaacacacacctgtgGGTCATTTAGAAGCAGCGATTCTCCCCTTGCTTTGACGTTCTGTAGCCACCGGTCTGGAGTTATCTAATATCAAGAACTCCCCATCTGTCACTGCAGTCCTAGACCAGCAGACTCTCCGTTGTTTTGTGCATT
This is a stretch of genomic DNA from Myotis daubentonii chromosome 15, mMyoDau2.1, whole genome shotgun sequence. It encodes these proteins:
- the CYTH2 gene encoding cytohesin-2, yielding MEDGVYEPPDLTPEERMELENIRRRKQELLVEIQRLREELSEAMSEVEGLEANEGSKTLQRNRKMAMGRKKFNMDPKKGIQFLVENELLQNTPEEIARFLYKGEGLNKTAIGDYLGEREELNLAVLHAFVDLHEFTDLNLVQALRQFLWSFRLPGEAQKIDRMMEAFAQRYCLCNPGVFQSTDTCYVLSFAVIMLNTSLHNPNVRDKPGLERFVAMNRGINEGGDLPEELLRNLYDSIRNEPFKIPEDDGNDLTHTFFNPDREGWLLKLGGRVKTWKRRWFILTDNCLYYFEYTTDKEPRGIIPLENLSIREVDDPRKPNCFELYIPNNKGQLIKACKTEADGRVVEGNHMVYRISAPTQEEKDEWIKSIQAAVSVDPFYEMLAARKKRISVKKKQEQP